A window from Amblyomma americanum isolate KBUSLIRL-KWMA chromosome 7, ASM5285725v1, whole genome shotgun sequence encodes these proteins:
- the LOC144097604 gene encoding uncharacterized protein LOC144097604 encodes MQVFAQIIAFAFLPVLTARPPGIVPGIWTPHQEGEICARHPVATDTWEPLATPPLENWTKQAASAAPSSPTAPFASAIKQRHPLSAHCGLCGCATVRTANPLTFVMQVFAQIIAFAFLPVLTARPPGIVPGIWTPHQEGEICARHPVATDTWEPLATPPLENWTKQAASAAPSSPTAPFASAIKQRHPLSAHCGLCGCATVRTANPLTFVMQVFAQIIAFAFLPVLTARPPGIVPGIWTPHQEGEICARHPVATDTWEPLATPPLENWTKQAASAAPSSPTAPFASAIKQRHPLSAHCGLCGCAIVRTANPLTFVMQVGVPYTLFAKKSSNYCLVQLPSPQCCFCLAVECVNVIRALLLLSGDVETNPGPPNTDAVLSELQKLSAGQRKLISEVQGLKNQLVTTDKTISALSERIANLETQFEVISTLRTEIETLQTSTARTTHQLSEIDTRLDDLENRSRRNNLVFYGLPDPNEKESYDQSEKIIIQHCLDSLNLVIDPKDIERAHRLGRHSIDRQRPIIVKLSAFKTKGVILSNGPKLKNTDFSIGEDFSRSVRNARKHLVAFARTKSGPFSLRYKTLHMGPKRYMFDQDTQTVKEIA; translated from the coding sequence atgcaggtcttTGCTCAAATCATCGCCTTCGCTTTCCTGCCGGTCTTGACGGCCAGACCACCTGGCATCGTACCAGGCATCTGGACGCCACACCAAGAAGGCGAAATTTGTGCTCGTCACCCGGTCGCCACCGACACTTGGGAGCCCCTGGCAACGCCACCTCTCGAAAACTGGACCAAACAAGCGGCGTCGGCAGCCCCATCGTCACCGACAGCACCGTttgcgtcagctataaaacagcgacacccactttcggcacactgtgggctttgcggctgtgccactgtacggaccgctaatccgcttaccttcgtcatgcaggtcttTGCTCAAATCATCGCCTTCGCTTTCCTGCCGGTCTTGACGGCCAGACCACCTGGCATCGTACCAGGCATCTGGACGCCACACCAAGAAGGCGAAATTTGTGCTCGTCACCCGGTCGCCACCGACACTTGGGAGCCCCTGGCAACGCCACCTCTCGAAAACTGGACCAAACAAGCGGCGTCGGCAGCCCCATCGTCACCGACAGCACCGTttgcgtcagctataaaacagcgacacccactttcggcacactgtgggctttgcggctgtgccactgtacggaccgctaatccgcttaccttcgtcatgcaggtcttTGCTCAAATCATCGCCTTCGCTTTCCTGCCGGTCTTGACGGCCAGACCACCTGGCATCGTACCAGGCATCTGGACGCCACACCAAGAAGGCGAAATTTGTGCTCGTCACCCGGTCGCCACCGACACTTGGGAGCCCCTGGCAACGCCACCTCTCGAAAACTGGACCAAACAAGCGGCGTCGGCAGCCCCATCGTCACCGACAGCACCGTttgcgtcagctataaaacagcgACACCCACTCTCGGCACACTGTGGGCTTTGCGGCTGTGCCATTGTACGGaccgctaatccgcttaccttcgtcatgcaggtcgGTGTTCCATATACTCTTTTTGCTAAGAAATCTAGTAATTATTGTctggtgcagctgccgagcccacagtgcTGCTTCTGCCTTGCTGTTGAATGTGTCAATGTGATTCGTGCTTTACTATTACTATCGGGCGATGTTGAAACAAATCCGGGACCACCTAATACTGATGCTGTTTTGTCCGAACTGCAAAAGTTGAGCGCTGGTCAGAGAAAACTTATTTCTGAAGTCCAAGGCCTGAAAAATCAACTAGTAACAACAGATAAAACAATATCTGCCCTAAGTGAACGAATTGCGAATCTTGAAACCCAATTTGAGGTAATTAGTACCCTGCGAACAGAAATCGAAACACTTCAAACCAGCACTGCTAGAACGACCCACCAGCTTTCCGAGATAGACACACGTCTGGATGATCTTGAGAACCGCTCAAGAAGAAACAATCTAGTATTCTATGGACTTCCCGACCCAAATGAGAAAGAATCATATGACCaatcagaaaaaataataatccaGCACTGCCTTGACAGCTTGAACCTCGTAATCGACCCTAAAGACATAGAGCGCGCACACCGCCTTGGCCGTCACAGCATTGACCGCCAAAGACCTATAATAGTGAAGCTGTCTGCTTTCAAAACCAAAGGGGTCATTCTTTCGAATGGCCCTAAGCTTAAAAATACAGATTTCAGTATCGGCGAAGATTTTTCTCGGTCCGTCCGAAATGCCCGAAAACACCTTGTGGCTTTCGCCAGAACCAAGTCAGGACCCTTTTCCCTTCGATACAAAACGCTGCACATGGGACCAAAACGTTATATGTTCGACCAAGACACACAGACCGTGAAAGAAATCGCATAG
- the LOC144097605 gene encoding uncharacterized protein LOC144097605, whose product MQVFAQIIAFAFLPVLTARPPGIVPGIWTPHQEGEICARHPVATDTWEPLATPPLENWTKQAASAAPSSPTAPFASAIKQRHPLSAHCGLCGCATVRTANPLTFVMQVFAQIIAFAFLPVLTARPPGIVPGIWTPHQEGEICARHPVATDTWEPLATPPLENWTKQAASAAPSSPTAPFASAIKQRHPLSAHCGLCGCATVRTANPLTFVMQVFAQIIAFAFLPVLTARPPGIVPGIWTPHQEGEICARHPVATDTWEPLATPPLENWTKQAASAAPSSPTAPFASAIKQRHPLSAHCGLCGCAIVRTANPLTFVMQVGVPYTLFAKKSSNYCLVQLPSPQCCFCLAVECVNVIRALLLLSGDVETNPGPPNTDAVLSELQKLSAGQRKHISEVQGLKNQLVTTDKTISALSERIANLETQFEVISTLRTEIETLQTSTARTTHQLSEIDTRLDDLENRSRNNLVFYGLPDPNEKESYDQSEKIIIQHCLDSLNLVIDPKDIERAHRLGRHSIDRQRPIIVKLSAFKTKGVILSNGPKLKNTDFSIGEDFSRSVRNARKHLVAFARTKSGPFSLRYKTLHMGPKRYMFDQDTQTVKEIA is encoded by the coding sequence atgcaggtcttTGCTCAAATCATCGCCTTCGCTTTCCTGCCGGTCTTGACGGCCAGACCACCTGGCATCGTACCAGGCATCTGGACGCCACACCAAGAAGGCGAAATTTGTGCTCGTCACCCGGTCGCCACCGACACTTGGGAGCCCCTGGCAACGCCACCTCTCGAAAACTGGACCAAACAAGCGGCGTCGGCAGCCCCATCGTCACCGACAGCACCGTttgcgtcagctataaaacagcgacacccactttcggcacactgtgggctttgcggctgtgccactgtacggaccgctaatccgcttaccttcgtcatgcaggtcttTGCTCAAATCATCGCCTTCGCTTTCCTGCCGGTCTTGACGGCCAGACCACCTGGCATCGTACCAGGCATCTGGACGCCACACCAAGAAGGCGAAATTTGTGCTCGTCACCCGGTCGCCACCGACACTTGGGAGCCCCTGGCAACGCCACCTCTCGAAAACTGGACCAAACAAGCGGCGTCGGCAGCCCCATCGTCACCGACAGCACCGTttgcgtcagctataaaacagcgacacccactttcggcacactgtgggctttgcggctgtgccactgtacggaccgctaatccgcttaccttcgtcatgcaggtcttTGCTCAAATCATCGCCTTCGCTTTCCTGCCGGTCTTGACGGCCAGACCACCTGGCATCGTACCAGGCATCTGGACGCCACACCAAGAAGGCGAAATTTGTGCTCGTCACCCGGTCGCCACCGACACTTGGGAGCCCCTGGCAACGCCACCTCTCGAAAACTGGACCAAACAAGCGGCGTCGGCAGCCCCATCGTCACCGACAGCACCGTttgcgtcagctataaaacagcgACACCCACTCTCGGCACACTGTGGGCTTTGCGGCTGTGCCATTGTACGGaccgctaatccgcttaccttcgtcatgcaggtcgGTGTTCCATATACTCTTTTTGCTAAGAAATCTAGTAATTATTGTctggtgcagctgccgagcccacagtgcTGCTTCTGCCTTGCTGTTGAATGTGTCAATGTGATTCGTGCTTTACTATTACTATCGGGCGATGTTGAAACAAATCCGGGACCACCTAATACTGATGCTGTTTTGTCCGAACTGCAAAAGTTGAGCGCTGGTCAGAGAAAACATATTTCTGAAGTCCAAGGCCTGAAAAATCAACTAGTAACAACAGATAAAACAATATCTGCCCTAAGTGAACGAATTGCGAATCTTGAAACCCAATTTGAGGTAATTAGTACCCTGCGAACAGAAATCGAAACACTTCAAACCAGCACTGCTAGAACGACCCACCAGCTTTCCGAGATAGACACACGTCTGGATGATCTTGAGAACCGCTCAAGAAACAATCTAGTATTCTATGGACTTCCCGACCCAAATGAGAAAGAATCATATGACCaatcagaaaaaataataatccaGCACTGCCTTGACAGCTTGAACCTCGTAATCGACCCTAAAGACATAGAGCGCGCACACCGCCTTGGCCGTCACAGCATTGACCGCCAAAGACCTATAATAGTGAAGCTGTCTGCTTTCAAAACCAAAGGGGTCATTCTTTCGAATGGCCCTAAGCTTAAAAATACAGATTTCAGTATCGGCGAAGATTTTTCTCGGTCCGTCCGAAATGCCCGAAAACACCTTGTGGCTTTCGCCAGAACCAAGTCAGGACCCTTTTCCCTTCGATACAAAACGCTGCACATGGGACCAAAACGTTATATGTTCGACCAAGACACACAGACCGTGAAAGAAATCGCATAG